The DNA sequence TAATTCAATTTCTTTCATCCCTTTTTTCAAAAGAAAGATATTTGAAAGTAATAGATTTCCCAATTTAGAATAATATTCAGATTTTGAACCCTCATCAATTTTTGCTTTTATATTGTTTAGCTTGTTCGAAATTCTTTCTATTTCTTTGTTCAAAAATTTCTTTATTTCTAAGTAAAGTTCTTTTCTTTTTTTAAGTTTATTAAACTCAATTAAATAGTCATTCAAAGCATCATAATAACTCTTATAGTAAGCGAGTATATTGTAATTTTGAGGTAAATAGAATTTTGCAGGTTCAAATTTGACAATACCTTCGTTAGGAGAGATTGAAATTCTTATATCGTCATAAATAATTTCACTGAAAATATTTTTGATTGAATCACCATTACGAACTTTTAGCTCATTTATTATAGATTTATCGATAAATTTATATTCGTTTAAAATTTGTTCGTCGGTTTTATTTTGAAGTTCTTGAAAGAATTTATTCGGTTCATTTATATACCTGGCATTTAATAATTCAAGGAGAATCTCATTCTCATCGAGTTTATCAATTTTTTTAAAGGGAATTAATTTTTTATTAGCATCTATTAAATAGAAATTGGTAAATGGCCCCTGCACTTTGAAAAACAGAGAGCAAGTAGAAAGTGAGAATTTGATAATTCTATCAGCATAAGCAATTTCTATATTATCTAACTTTGCAGGTAAAAATTCTTTAAAAAAATTCAAAACATTTTTTTTTGCTTTATGATGTTCATTTTTAATAATTAAATAAGGGAATTGTGGATTCGAAGAAACAACAATATGAAAATAATCTTTATCCTTTAGAGGAATAGATATAAATAATTTATCTTTTTCCTGTGTATAAATTTCTAATACTGTCTGGTTAATTATTAATGGTTGAATCTCATTAAAACCACGTAGTAAATACAAATAATTCTTGTACATTGATTAATTTTATATATTATATAACAATAAATATGCTTTTATGTTAAGCTTCAAATTAACATTATTAGATAGACGGCACTTTTTAATAAGTTTGTTACAAAGTAACTATACTAAAGTAGCAAAAATATATTTATTCAAATTATATTCACAATAAAGTTTATTATTTTTACTTATAGAATAATTAATTTTTCGTCATGAGAATAATTTCTAAAAATACCTTATTCAAATTATCCTTATATGGATTATCTTTTATAGTTACTATAATTATAATCAATTCTATTATAATGCCTTATTATGTTAGCGGTGATGAGCTCAAAGTACCTAATGTAATAGGAATGCATAAAGATAAAGCTATAGAACTTTTAAGAGATTTAAATCTCAATCCCATTATAACTACTTCGAGATACGATGAAAAATATGATAAAGATTACGTCATATTTCAGAAGCCATTGCCAAATACTTATGTTAAAGAAAATCGTAAAATATATTTAACAATTAGTGGGGGACTGCAAACTGTTAAAATGCCATTCTTAATAAATAAATCTGTAAGAGATGCTCAAATAACACTTCAAAAATTAGGTCTTGTAATAGACTCGCTGGAAAATATTGTATCCGATTTTCCACCAAATACTATTGCAGAACAACAATATCCAGAAGGAATGGAATTACCTGTTGGTACTAAAGTAAGATTAAAAGTTAGTATAGGTCCACAAATAGGAAAGATTAAAGCTCCAAATCTAATAGGCAAATCGTTAATTGAAGCAGAAAAAATACTTAAAAATTATTCTTTAAAAATTGGATTAAAAACATATATTTATTCAAAATCACTTTTACCTAATACAATAGTTGACCAGCAACCTTCAGAAAATACATTACTAAATGTTGGTGATAGTATTAACGTTGTTGTAACACTAAATAAGTGAGTTACCATGAAAAATATTAAACTATTGGCTCCTTCAATTCTTTCAGCAGATTTTTCAAATCTCTCTCAACAAATAAGGTATGTTGAATTAGGTGGTGCAGATATAATTCATTGTGATGTTATGGATGGAAGATTTGTTCCAAATTTAACATTTGGACCATTAATAATTAATGCTATCAAAAAAGTAACGAATCTTCCAATTGATGCTCATCTAATGGTTGAAAATCCAGAAAATATGATTGATAATTTCATCGAAGCAGGGGTAAATTATTTAACGGTACATCAAGAAGCTACAGTTCATTTACATCGAACTATAAATTACATTAAAAGTAAAGGTGTTAAAGCAGGTGTATCTATTAATCCAGCTACACCAGTAAATATGTTGAAAGAAATTCTGGAAGATGTGGATCTTGTTTTAATTATGTCTGTTAATCCTGGTTTTGGTGGACAAAAATTTATTCCAGGTAGCATTCGAAAAATAAAAGAGCTTTCTGAAATGCGAGAAGCAATGGGTTATAATTTTTTAATTGAAGTAGATGGAGGTATTACAAAGGAAAATATTAAAGAAATATCGGAAGCTGGTTGTAATGTTTTTGTTGTAGGCTGGTCAATTTTTGGCAATGACAATAAAACTGCTGTAACTACAGAGTTTAAAAATTTATTATTACAAAACTAAGATTATATTGGAAGTGAAAAATAACTTAATAATACAATTCATCAATCTTCATCACGCTGATGTTTTTAAGAAATATAGCTCCAGGTATAATATTTATCGTGAATTATATGAAAAAGATTTATTTGGATTAGAAATTAGAAATGTAGATTTTAAACTGGGACAACGAATTAAAAAAATCATATTATCAAATAAAGAAATTTGTTATTTAGTACAAACAAAAGATCCACAGCTGGTTGATATATTATCACTGGGAACGTTATCAATCTTTAAAGAATTAGCAAAAGAAATAATTGCAATAGGGAACGAGGACATTGGATTTAAAATTAATAAAGTAATCCAAAACATAATTGATTATGACACCAGAAACATTCAAATCGGGAATAAAAATTTTGAGATGAACAAAGCTCATCTTGTTGGAATTCTTAATGTAACGCCTGATTCATTTTCAGATGGTGGTAAATATTATGAAAAAAATGCTGCTGTAGAACATGCACTAAAACTTCTGGAAGAGGGAGCTGAAATTATTGATATTGGAGGTGAATCCAGTAGACCAGGAGCAATGCCAATCAGTGAATCTGAAGAAGAAAAAAGAGTTCTTCCAGTAATAGAAGAAATTTTAAAAATAAAACCCGATGCAATTATTTCTGTTGATACAACAAAATCAAAAGTAGCAGATTCAGCTTTATCAATTGGAGCTAAAATAATTAACGATATTAGCTCGTTCAATTTTGATCCGAATATGCTTGATATTGTAAAAAAACATAATGCCACTTATGTTTTAATGCATATGAAAGGTAATCCACAAACAATGCAAGATAATCCTTATTACGAAGATGTAGTTTCAGAGTTATACGAATTTTTTATTTGTAAAATTAATGAGACTCAAAAAGGTGGAATAAAAAATATTTTAATTGATCCTGGTATTGGATTTGGTAAACGAGTACTGGATAATTATGAATTAATTAGAAGATTAAATGAATTTAAGGGTTTGGGATTTCCAATTTATATAGGTTTATCCCGAAAATCTTTTTTAGGAAAAGCACTTAATTTAGGAATCGATGAGAGAGAAGAAGCAACATTAATTGCTGAAACAATCGCTATTCAGAATGGAGCAAGATTTATTAGAACTCATAACGTAAAAAATGCCAGATATGCTTCGTTAATCAATCAATTTATTGATAAACCTGAGTTATTAAATAATGTTTGAGATTTTTAAGATTGGTTTTATATCGGTTAAGTTTACAGACATTTTAGATATAATTCTAATATCTTTCATATTTTTTAAATTATATAATACAATTAAAGGAACGATTGCTGCTCAAATTTTTTATGGATTACTAATTGTTTTATTTTTATCTTTTATTGCACAGGTTGCAAATTTCAAAGCTACAGGCTGGTTATTAAAATTAATTTCTGATATCTGGGTTATAGCATTTATTATACTATTTCAACCTGAAATAAGAAGATTATTAGTTCTTGTAGGTAGAAGTCCGCTTCTAAGATTTTTTATTAAAACAGATCAACATAACATTGCTGAAATTATTGCAGATACTGCTTTCGAATTAGCTCAAAATCAACATGGTGCTTTAATTGTAATTGTTAAATCAGTAGGAATAAGAGGTATTGTAGAAACAGGTGAGATAATTAATTCACGAGTTACAAAAAATTTATTACGCTCAATATTTTATCCTCGCTCACCTTTGCATGATGGTGCAGTTATAATTAATAATGGAATTATTGAAGCTGCAAGATGTACATTACCTTTATCAAGTGTCACACAAATTGATGGAATTCCATTAGGAATGAGACATCGGGCAGGACTTGGAATTTCAGAACAAGCAGATGTAATTTGTGTTATTGTATCAGAAGAAACAGCAAGTATTTCAATTGCAGAAAATGGAAAATTAATTAGAGGTTTATCAAAAGAGTCATTAAAAAATTACCTTTTAAAAAACTTCAGTCAAAGAAAACATAAAAGAGAAGTAAATTAAGTTGCAAATTGATGGAAATTATATTTTAAAATTAATAAAAGGAGGGTCATATGAAATTAAAATATTTTTCTCATTCGGCTTTTCAAATAACTACAAATAATGGAATAAAAATATTAATTGACCCGTTCTTTGATGGCAATCCTACTTCTCCAGTTAAATCAGATGAAGTTTCAGCAAATTATATTATTTTAACTCATGGTCATGGCGACCACATTGGTGATGCTTTCAAGATTGCTAAAAGAAGTAATTCTATGTTTATTTGCGTAAATGAATTAGCCAACTATTGTATAAGTAAAGGTTTTAATGCTCATAACATGCACATTGGTGGTTCATATAATTTTGAATTTGGTAGAGTTAAATTAACAATAGCACATCATGGTTCAATGACATCCGATAACTATTATGCAGGTGAACCATCAGGTGTAATTCTATCTATTGACGGAAAAAATATTTATCATACTGGTGATACAGGATTATTTTATGATATGAAACTTATTGGAGAAATGACACCATTAGATTATATGCTGGTTCCTATTGGAGATAATTTTACAATGGGTATAACAGATGCAGTAAAAGCTGTTGAATTAGCAAATCCCAAAATTGCAATACCAATGCATTATAATACATTCCCGGTAATTCAAGCAGATCCCTATGAGTTCAAAAACAAAATTGAACAAATGGGGAAATCTTGTATAGTTATGGAATACGGACAGGAAATAGAATTATAAATTTTATTATGGCAAAAAAAATTGTTATAGCTAATCAAAAGGGTGGGGTAGGGAAGACAACCACCGCAATAAATCTTTCTGCTTCAATTGCTGCAGCAGAATTTAAAACTCTTTTAATTGATATTGATCCCCAGGCAAATTCTACTTCAGGCATAGGTTCAGATAAATCTGATAAAACAATATATGAAGTTCTTGTTGGTATAAATACCATAGAAGAAAGTATTCTGAATACGTATATGCCTTTCCTTGATATTCTTCCTTCAACAATTAATTTAGTAGGTGCTGAAGTAGAACTTGTATCGGTTGAAAATAGAGAGTTCTTACTTAAAAATGCTATCAAATCAATTGAAGATAAATATGATTTTATTTTTATTGATTGTCCACCTTCACTTGGTTTATTAACTTTAAATGCCCTTGTAGCAGCTGATTCTGTTTTAATTCCTGTTCAATGTGAATATTTTGCACTTGAAGGTTTAGGACAGCTTCTGAATACAATTAATATTGTGAAAAAAAATTTTAATGAAGATCTTACGATTGAAGGCGTTTTACTAACAATGTTCGACAAAAGACTTCGTCTTTCTCTACAAGTAGTTGAAGAAGTTAGAAAATACTTTGGTGCTAAAGTTTATAACACAATTATTCATCGTAATGTAAGATTATCAGAATCACCAAGTTATGCAAAGCCAGTAATATTATATGATGCAAGCTCGGTTGGTGCACAAAATTATATTTCACTTGCTTCAGAAATATTAGAAAGAAATAATTTACAAATACGAAAAGAAAAGGAAGAAGAAATATGAAATCAGCTTTAGGAAGAGGACTTGATGCACTGATAAATCCACAAATTAAAGATAAAATTGATGCACCCGTAGCAATTTCGAGTAAAGAATTACCGAAAGATGATGGTAAGTCTATCGACATTCTCATCAAAATACCTGTTGAGCAAATTAGTCCTAATCCTTATCAACCACGCTCGGTATTTGAACCTTCTGCTTTAGAAGAGTTGAAAAAATCAATATTAGAAAATGGATTAATACAACCAATAACTGTAAGAAGAGCAGGGAAGGATAAATATGAATTAATTTCAGGTGAAAGAAGATTAAGAGCATGCAAAGAAATAGGTATTAAAGAAATTCCTGCTTACATAATTAAAGTTGATACAAAAGAGGCTATGTTAGCCTTATCATTAATTGAAAATATACAGCGAGAAAAATTAAATCCAATCGAAGTGGCAAATGCATATAAAAGATTAATGGAAGAATGTAATCTCTCTCAAGAAGAAATTGCTAAGAGAGTAGGCAAAGATAGAACAACAATCACAAATTTTATACGTCTTCTAAAACTACCCGAGATAATTCAAAAAAGTTTAATAGAAAATAAAATTACTACTGGTCACGCAAGAGCTTTAATAAATTTACCCAGCGAAACTATCCAGCTCGAAATTCACGATAAAATTATTAAAAAAAATCTCTCGGTACGTAAAGTAGAAGAATTAGTAAGAAAATACCTGGAATCAAAAAACGGTAAAGGCACTAAAAATTTAAGCACCATAAAAGATAATTTAATGAATGCTTCACAAAAAAATTTAGAAGAACGCCTTCAAGGTATTCTTGGTACAAAAGTACATTGCAAAATAAATAATTCTGGTACTGGACAGATTATTATTGAATTTTATTCTCATGATGAATTAGAAAGACTTTTCGAACTCTTTGAAATAATAAATGCGAATACTCATTAACATCCTTTTATTAATTGCTTTATCTAATAACTTTGCACAGGAAGTTATAAATTCTAAAGATACAACAGAAGTTGATACAATTAATTTTATAATGAAAAAGTCTCCTGCAGGTGCTGTGTTACGAAGTGCAATATTACCTGGTTTTGGACAATTTTATAATGAATCTTACTGGAAAATTCCAATAATTTGGGGAGCTTTAATATATCTGGGATACAACTGGGATAATCAAAATAAAGAGTATAAAAATTACAGAGATTTATACAATCAAAGTATTACTGCTTCGAATCCTAATGGAAATCTGAGATATAGAGATTTACGAGAATTTTATAGAGACCAGCGTGATTTAACAACTGTATTTATTGGTCTAACTTACTTATTAAATATTTTAGATGCATATGTTGATGCTCATTTTTATGATTTTGATGTATCTCCATCTTTAATGAAGAATCAAATAAATTTAAAAGTGAGGCTGAGTTTTTGAAAAATGTAATTTTATGCAGCAACTGTAACTACGAAAATCCATTTTATGCATTAATTTGTAAGAATTGCAAAGCTTTTTTGAGAACCAAGATTCCTAATATAGATCTGTGGATAACAATTGGTAAGTTAATTGAATCCCCTAAATTAGCCTTCGAAAATATAATTCATGCTGAACATAAAAACTATTTATTAACTTTGATCTTTCTATCAGTTACAAAAATTTCAATTAATTTATTCACATTAAATAACATCATTAATTTCTGTGAAAGCAGTGCTTACTTAAAAGATATTTTATTTATCAGTTTATATGCTATAATGTTATTTATTATAATGACAACATTAATAACACTTTCAAATAACTTTTTTAAACTCAAAAACAGATTTAAAGATAATATTGCTATTTACACTTTTTCTTTTATACCAATAATTTTTTCTTTAATGATATTAACGCCTGTTGAATATGCAATATTTGGAAATTATTGGTTTACTTCGAATCCTTCGCCTTTGATTATAAAAAAAGTTCCAGCTTACATTTTATATTTTATTGAAGCTATATTTATTTTATGGAGTTATCTATTATTCATTATCTCTTCATTTGTACAAACGAGAAATCTTATTTACTCTATTGTTATAGGAACTATATCATTCACAACCATTACATTTTTACCAATCATTATTTATTGCAATAAATTTTTCATGTAATCAACTATTACACC is a window from the Rosettibacter firmus genome containing:
- the folP gene encoding dihydropteroate synthase; the protein is MKNNLIIQFINLHHADVFKKYSSRYNIYRELYEKDLFGLEIRNVDFKLGQRIKKIILSNKEICYLVQTKDPQLVDILSLGTLSIFKELAKEIIAIGNEDIGFKINKVIQNIIDYDTRNIQIGNKNFEMNKAHLVGILNVTPDSFSDGGKYYEKNAAVEHALKLLEEGAEIIDIGGESSRPGAMPISESEEEKRVLPVIEEILKIKPDAIISVDTTKSKVADSALSIGAKIINDISSFNFDPNMLDIVKKHNATYVLMHMKGNPQTMQDNPYYEDVVSELYEFFICKINETQKGGIKNILIDPGIGFGKRVLDNYELIRRLNEFKGLGFPIYIGLSRKSFLGKALNLGIDEREEATLIAETIAIQNGARFIRTHNVKNARYASLINQFIDKPELLNNV
- the cdaA gene encoding diadenylate cyclase CdaA gives rise to the protein MFEIFKIGFISVKFTDILDIILISFIFFKLYNTIKGTIAAQIFYGLLIVLFLSFIAQVANFKATGWLLKLISDIWVIAFIILFQPEIRRLLVLVGRSPLLRFFIKTDQHNIAEIIADTAFELAQNQHGALIVIVKSVGIRGIVETGEIINSRVTKNLLRSIFYPRSPLHDGAVIINNGIIEAARCTLPLSSVTQIDGIPLGMRHRAGLGISEQADVICVIVSEETASISIAENGKLIRGLSKESLKNYLLKNFSQRKHKREVN
- a CDS encoding metal-dependent hydrolase; its protein translation is MKLKYFSHSAFQITTNNGIKILIDPFFDGNPTSPVKSDEVSANYIILTHGHGDHIGDAFKIAKRSNSMFICVNELANYCISKGFNAHNMHIGGSYNFEFGRVKLTIAHHGSMTSDNYYAGEPSGVILSIDGKNIYHTGDTGLFYDMKLIGEMTPLDYMLVPIGDNFTMGITDAVKAVELANPKIAIPMHYNTFPVIQADPYEFKNKIEQMGKSCIVMEYGQEIEL
- the rpe gene encoding ribulose-phosphate 3-epimerase, giving the protein MKNIKLLAPSILSADFSNLSQQIRYVELGGADIIHCDVMDGRFVPNLTFGPLIINAIKKVTNLPIDAHLMVENPENMIDNFIEAGVNYLTVHQEATVHLHRTINYIKSKGVKAGVSINPATPVNMLKEILEDVDLVLIMSVNPGFGGQKFIPGSIRKIKELSEMREAMGYNFLIEVDGGITKENIKEISEAGCNVFVVGWSIFGNDNKTAVTTEFKNLLLQN
- a CDS encoding ParA family protein; its protein translation is MAKKIVIANQKGGVGKTTTAINLSASIAAAEFKTLLIDIDPQANSTSGIGSDKSDKTIYEVLVGINTIEESILNTYMPFLDILPSTINLVGAEVELVSVENREFLLKNAIKSIEDKYDFIFIDCPPSLGLLTLNALVAADSVLIPVQCEYFALEGLGQLLNTINIVKKNFNEDLTIEGVLLTMFDKRLRLSLQVVEEVRKYFGAKVYNTIIHRNVRLSESPSYAKPVILYDASSVGAQNYISLASEILERNNLQIRKEKEEEI
- a CDS encoding ParB/RepB/Spo0J family partition protein, which encodes MKSALGRGLDALINPQIKDKIDAPVAISSKELPKDDGKSIDILIKIPVEQISPNPYQPRSVFEPSALEELKKSILENGLIQPITVRRAGKDKYELISGERRLRACKEIGIKEIPAYIIKVDTKEAMLALSLIENIQREKLNPIEVANAYKRLMEECNLSQEEIAKRVGKDRTTITNFIRLLKLPEIIQKSLIENKITTGHARALINLPSETIQLEIHDKIIKKNLSVRKVEELVRKYLESKNGKGTKNLSTIKDNLMNASQKNLEERLQGILGTKVHCKINNSGTGQIIIEFYSHDELERLFELFEIINANTH
- a CDS encoding NFACT RNA binding domain-containing protein, whose translation is MYKNYLYLLRGFNEIQPLIINQTVLEIYTQEKDKLFISIPLKDKDYFHIVVSSNPQFPYLIIKNEHHKAKKNVLNFFKEFLPAKLDNIEIAYADRIIKFSLSTCSLFFKVQGPFTNFYLIDANKKLIPFKKIDKLDENEILLELLNARYINEPNKFFQELQNKTDEQILNEYKFIDKSIINELKVRNGDSIKNIFSEIIYDDIRISISPNEGIVKFEPAKFYLPQNYNILAYYKSYYDALNDYLIEFNKLKKRKELYLEIKKFLNKEIERISNKLNNIKAKIDEGSKSEYYSKLGNLLLSNIFLLKKGMKEIELIDNENNKVHIELDEKLSPNQNIDSYFEKARNEKIQFEKFQNLYEELKNKYQELIEMHNKLENNLDDEELLKMKKELKVKQMTLEKSENSKINFRHYIIENKYHLFVGKDSYNNDELTLKFAKPNDYWFHARSVKGSHVVLRVENSKESIPKKIIEKSASIAAYYSKARTSGLAPVSYTLKKYVVKRKGMEPGQVSLLKEDVIIVKPEIPANCVLITE
- a CDS encoding PASTA domain-containing protein, which encodes MRIISKNTLFKLSLYGLSFIVTIIIINSIIMPYYVSGDELKVPNVIGMHKDKAIELLRDLNLNPIITTSRYDEKYDKDYVIFQKPLPNTYVKENRKIYLTISGGLQTVKMPFLINKSVRDAQITLQKLGLVIDSLENIVSDFPPNTIAEQQYPEGMELPVGTKVRLKVSIGPQIGKIKAPNLIGKSLIEAEKILKNYSLKIGLKTYIYSKSLLPNTIVDQQPSENTLLNVGDSINVVVTLNK
- a CDS encoding DUF5683 domain-containing protein — encoded protein: MRILINILLLIALSNNFAQEVINSKDTTEVDTINFIMKKSPAGAVLRSAILPGFGQFYNESYWKIPIIWGALIYLGYNWDNQNKEYKNYRDLYNQSITASNPNGNLRYRDLREFYRDQRDLTTVFIGLTYLLNILDAYVDAHFYDFDVSPSLMKNQINLKVRLSF